The Tenebrio molitor chromosome 5, icTenMoli1.1, whole genome shotgun sequence genome segment AGCTTTCCTTCATGACGGCGTGATGTGGCAGGTAGTACTCTAAGTCGTGGCTGGGAAAATTCTTGACCTCATGGGCATGACCTAGTGCTATGAATTCGTCTATAAACTTGCTGTAATTTCTATAGAATTCAGGGTCCCTGTGAAATCTTCTCCCCAGGGAGCGAACACATTTGTAGACATGACCGTAAGAATTCCCTAAACTTTGAAACTTTATGGACGTCTATTGGCAGGTCGACTTCGTATCTAGCGGTCTTGGTTCTAGGTACTTAATTTTGATACAGTTCCTCGCAAAGTCGTTCTTCGTAGGTAAGAATTTTCCTGGTAGCTACTTCTTCGAGTCTCCAAAACTTTGTCAAACttccgtttaaattttcttcttcGGCGGAAGCGATTGTACAGGTAGAAATGACGTTGTTCGAGACGTTGCGTTTGGCCCGATCGTTCAACAAACCACCAAAAATCCAACCTAGAGCTGTGTTTTGCAGAACCAGGTCGCCATcgagtaaatttatttttcccttTTCTAAAATCTTGTAAAATACTTCGGTCCTAAGAAGCATATCAATCTCAGAACAAGTGTTGAAATTTGGATCAGCCAGACGTACAAATGAAGgccatttcaaaatatttttttcaaatgatgaCTTGGGGAGCTTCTCAGTGATGTGGTCAATTACTCCAAAACTGGCTTTGAACTTAAAATTACTTACTCGGGATTCAGTGTTTAGATCTACAATTTCAGAAATAGGAACTGATTTACCACCAACTCCGCTTATCTTCCAGTTGGACTTGTAACCACTTACATTCATCGATCTCAAGAATTCGTTAGTGATAAAATTCCTTTCGCTAGCATTGTCTAATAGAACGCGGCACGGGAACTGAAAACAATTGGGATCTAACACATGAATCAATGCTGTTGATAACAACACGATATCCCGATCATAGTTTGCAATCGTATTGTGACAAttatatcgagtgttcaaatgaaatcctgggctgggaaggcgtttggaaaccgtcaattgttatgcttttttaaagtgtagatTGACAGTTATAATTCagtaattagagcatgttgacagctaacctaaaatgtataaacaaaaaaatatttctgtttttgttcgttCTTTGCAATGTTGTTCACTAAAAATAGCGTAACAAACGATTCCAATTCtcaaagcaaatatctaaggacaTCCTttactgaaaacaaacatgttcaattatgttccGAATAAACAGATCTGATGTTCCAATTAGGGCATTTTCAAGCACAGTGTCTGGGATTTTATGAAATTGTTCATCTTAATGCATATGATGGTACCCATGAAACGAAACTTTGAAATGCCAAAACTGTACCTACACGTGCACAGCGTTTCCTTTCCAGTGGTTCACCATGTAAATTgtcgcgttttaaaattggATAGTAACCCACGAAGTCAGAAATTATAAACATCAAATACGCGTCTGGAGATTATTTCAGCAAGATTTTACGAATTTTGGGAAGTGGAGaactttttggtaaattaatTACCTGGAAAAATGTTCAGATCTAAATAAAGCACAACTTGACATAAATATGAGTTTTTATTGCAGACGTTCACAATAAATGCTGAAAATGTGCACCCTCTTGTTGTAAGCATAGCGTAGCCCGCCTTCTAACTCCATTTCTGATGACATGCTCAAGAACCACTGGATCTTCATTTATTTGATCCATTCTCATCCGTATTCTGTTTGGAAGTTCTGCCAGATCATTTATGGGGGTGTTATAAATGGAATTTTTCAGAAATggccacaaaaaaaattcgcagGGTGTGAGATCACAAGATCTGGGAGGCCAGTTATTGAGTGTGTTTCGACTAATAAGCCTGTCAGCGTAGAAATTGGATAAGAAGTTTATTGTAGCGCCAGTTGTATGCGCTGTTGCGCCATCTTGTTGAAAATACCCATAAATTAGTTCATCATCATGAAGTTCATTTAAAAACGGTGTTAAAATTTCAGCACGATATCTTTCTCCATTGATATTGCCTGCAAATATGTTTGAGATAATAAACATGAGTAACAAATGATTACAGTAATTtaccttggaaaaaatatgggCCAATAATCCTACGTTGTCTAATAGCAGCCCAAACTCCAATTTTTTGGGGGTAATGTGGAGCTTCagtaaaaaaatgtggattttGTGAACTCCACATTCTCATGTTTTGTGAGTTTACGTAGCTtgacaaatgaaaatatgCTTCATCTGTAAAGAATGTTTTTTCTAAAACATCATCAGCTATTGTGTTTAAAAACCATTGACAATAGTTTAGTCTTTGGGGCAAGTCATTTACATGTAACTCTTGGACAGCGGTAAGCCGATATGAAAATAAATGCAGatcttcttttaaaattttttgacaagttcCAACAGAAAGATCAACCTGTTGTGACAAATGCCGAATTGAAGTTGTAGGTGAATCTTCCATTATTTGTTGAACATTCCCAATTACTTCCTGAGTACGTTTCTTTACTTGGCCACTTCCTTCTTTTCGTACAATAGTACCACTTTctcgaaaattatttaaacaaagatGGAGAGTTTGTCGAAATTGCTCATACACAATTGCAACAATCGGAAATCGTTCCTGGAACTCCTCAAAACATGCACTGACAGAATATTCCCAGTTGCCATCAACTTTTGTTCCGTTTCGAAAGTAGGCTTCCACCATGAAAACTTTATGTTCTCGTAACAAAACCATTGTAAACACACCTTGGCTGGGTTTTAAAAAAACCGAAAATCAAACTATTGAAATTCTCGAAAGCACTGGGAGACCACAAAAGACGAAGTTCGAAAAACCACAAACGTAGGTCAAtgacataaacaaatgtcattcatgtcaaatggcgggaaattcagaCTACACTGTTATACAAACGGtttgatttttccaacgcctactcagcccaggatttcatttgaacacacGATACTCTGGATCCGCACTGTCCTTGGAGTTTCGTTCGACGCCGTTTGTAGTGATTTTAGAACTTTGACCAACACAAGCGGTTAAAGAAGGAACTTCAGGTTTGTCGCAATTTACATGAAGCAGTTCATGATGCTTTAGGCTGCACCGATTGCATCCGCGGTAGGAGCTGTTGCACTTGTCAACTTTGTGTTTCGTGCTTAAACAAAAGAAGCAGAGCTGCGACTTGTTTACGAATGACCGACGGTCCGATACGTTCAgctttttgaaattgaaacatTTATACAAGGGGTGAGGCTCCTTgcattacaaacattttaatgaattttggCTAGCGTTAGATTTGTCGTTCGTAGTACACGATACAGATCTTTTTTGGTCTTTGTTATTTAACAGCAGGTCGCCACGAGAAACAGTTTCTAAGGCACGGCATTTgttgttcaaatattttttaaatgaattcaCGGTAGGGAACTCTTCATCTCCCCTTTGAAGTTCAAATTCTTTCATCGTTTCGATGTCCACCTTTTGGGACAAAATATACACTAAGAGAAGATCATGCATGTCCGGGATGTTTAGCACGTCTAAACAATCATGATGTTGTGAGAATTCATTTAATAGTGTTCTAAGACTCGACACGGAATTTTTCGTaacgtattttatttcatactaaaagtctcttgtgcatcattattttatttcaaaaattaaaaaatcgcatTATATTGTGACAATAGCATCACcttttttcctgtggcaacggccgttgctattgtttttttagatcgaatattttttgactttttcacttttcaatgtcagatttgatgtataaaaggaaaacagtccggtaggtgttgctaagtgacactttccggctctgatactgttataactcacctaccgggctcaaattgatgatgcaatcgagcatctaccggacagtatgaaataaaataatatttttttttgatgtcCGACAATTCTTGATTATTATGCACTAAACTGACGTATAAATCTTTGACGCGGAGCCATTTAGTATAATCTGAAGAAAACGTaggtaaatttatttttggcaatgaTCACGACTGATTGTGACATGCGTTTGAATTGTGCGCGGGCAAGGGCCTGGTGAGATCGGTTTCCGCTTTGTCCGCCTTTAGCTTAGACATGACTGAATGTATTCTTTTGTATAATTCATAGTGCTTATTAAGAATTGCAACACCCTCTGCAGCATATTCTTCTTTCTCAATTTCTAACTGAATTTGAACGGGTTCAAATTTGGCAAGAGCGTCATCTAGTGATTTGATCGCGACTGCAAGTTTCGATAAATCAGAAACTGACTCTATATCTCCTAATGAATTTTCCACGACcttataaccggcctgttcaaaagtgtaatttgagtgatccccgcagagcgctagtgtacgggcgctttttggggatattattcatcttaagtttttgtcaccgagagtttttctcaaaacaaaaacacaaagatacaattgtattcagtattgttttagaaagaaaatatgaacttactgtgctcaatcttaactctaaaatcatgtctaaacctacttttccgcatttttattcttcagaagcgcccgtactgtggcgccctcatcggcgaaaattggctctttctcggaaacattttcgcagtgcttttttaatgaaatgaacaggccggttattatacagcaggttgcggaattttcaatttgagttattctaccctttaaatattttctggtACCCTACAATGATTTGATATCCGCCATTTTGGATGAACAAACGATTTTTGAATTGTTGAATAAAGTCCGTGAACTTATAATGAGACGATCAAATAAATCGCCTAACAAACGACAATAAAAACAACGAAATAATCAATCCGATCTTACTACTAGCAAAATTTCACTTTTCACATGCACTTTAGGAATGAACTTACTTTGCACACTCCGCTAACACTTGACGACGATGTCGAATTTGGCCTGGACTCCTGGAGACTGGAACGTTGTCGGCTTGCCGGAAGTTCCTGGGAGAAGACGCTATATCTTCTAGTTTTCACTCTCCAGTAGATTGAACGATGCACTTTGCGTCGAAATGGATTTGCGGTTCATGTGGTGTTGCGGCTAGCACGTGGTGAATTTCCGTCCACGTGATATTGGGTTTGCACGTGGTTTTACACTTTGCACGTGGTGCTTTTCTGTCCACGTGGTATTGGATTTGCACGCGATGATTTACTTGTACACTACTTTCACAGCTTATTTAACTTAAAAGTGTTGACTCACAGTCCGGTTCGAAGATGACCAAAAAATGTGTGGTACTTGGCGGGGCCCAATTTGGTGATGCCGTTGCCACTTTCTGGGGTTTGATTTTGTGAACTGTATTTTgggtttttaattaaaactataGCTTCTAACACACtgttatattaattttaaaatttaacaacttACACTGAAACAACACTTAAACTAACATGTGGGAAGTAAATCGACTTGGGCAAAAACAAAACGGCAAAGAGGCCGAGGCCTGGGTTGAGGTGCTATTTATAGCGTTGAGGGCGCATTTTGGAAAATAGTTTTGCGCATTGGCGACTTCGAGAAACTGTAGGGTGGTGCTGACATCTGATAGGGGTAGTTACAGTTGCTCGAAGCCGCCAAGATTTAAACGAGACGCtacaataatgttaataaaagtggccttaaaatcaaatttgacaCTTATATCTAGTATGAGAATTGgtagttttcgacattttttgatcatcaattttgaaaaattgcagtaggcgtatgaaacgtaaataaaatgtcactAATAGCGCAAAAATTCGGCCCCATCTTTGgaaattcagtaaaaaaaatcaattacctatttccaatggttcaggAGCTATACATTTTTCATGAAGCTCTGCAACcccgcttttttgcgaaaaaaatgacataccTTAGGTCAAAAATCATGATAGATAAGAAGGACGTTCTGAACTCAGAAATTAACGTAAAATCCAAATatgaaatcaaaatggggtctttccatttaaaaaaacaaatgtggcgtcgatttccggtatttccggaagtgtcgctattttgaaaatattttatttgaacttggagcagtCAACTGTAGTCGGCTACCAATTTTCTATTATAATCGACGTGTTACCTGAAACACCACTCGATCTACGATCTCATGGTGTTTCCGGGCAACACGTCTCGTATAATAGAGAATTTTCAATCCTCTAGTTGTataataacgggtgttttttttaatttggcgtcgaagtagtcGTTGAActgttgattgtgaacgcactatacaggttacggatcacggagcagctgtttaaatcttacgcttttatacgagtggtgcgatctcaatcgactctccaacgcctacttggacgccaaatttaaaaaaaacacgctTTATATGACTATATCATTCATTACTTTATAAACCAATAAgaatctttgattttctttagttaccaTGTATTACAGCGGTTATTATTTTAGTAACCAGGGAGATTTCGAATATACGAACCTTTGTATATTCGAATAATATACCACCTTTGTATTTTCGCTCGCCGCGCTGccttaatttacaaatttttttgcgcTAGCCGTTACATCAACGTCACATCAAATCGCTCTGCTACTGAATGCGCCCAGTCGGTTTCGGAaacctgtttatttattttttatttatctattttttttatttatgatatagTCTTAGAAATTGAGTTGTAATTGATTTCCACTGTTTTTGTTGGTGTAGCGGGAATAAATGTATTATAACCTTAATAGTTATGAATTTCAAAGGCAAAGGTTAATAACACTTGTTATGGCCTTGTCGCCATTtaatctaaaacaaaaagcatttcgtttaatttttaatcttttattttttttcctacTACGTATCTAGAAAGTTTCATCTACTGTCCTAGCAGCAGACTTGTAATCGAAAGTGAAACCTATCCTGCGTGTGGTTGCTAGCTACGAAAGTAAAATACTTACGCGACTAGGAGATTCCTTACGGAACGAggaggattttattttattttgtgacaatttCGATTGAGCTACCCAAATCATCAAATAGAAAACAGCAACACATTTTATGATAATATGTAGTTTAATTAGTCCAATTGAATACAACAAAGGAAAATTAATCTacttattcacatttattgtGATTTATGAATTGTTGGAAAGTTAGGTTATATAGCTCACTCAACTTGACAGGCAACAATGAGCCTAACGTAATTCCGGCGGCTCTTTCAATTCCGTCACATTCCATATTTTGCATAAATACCAATAACCACAAACTATCAAACTAACATTATTACGGATTACACGCACTTACACAATTCACGCCGTTTGaagacgaaaaataaaatgtttgtaaaagcCGTTGCTATGATTTTTGCTTCCAAGATCCAAGGACGGTCGCGATACGGCACGATTTTTGCTATTCttttaacattataaaatgttgGTGCTTCGTAGTAGGAAAAATGTAATACAATACACGATGCGTAAGTTTCTTCTGTAACCTCGGAGGTTTCACGGCCCTCGGCTGCAGCCTCGGGTCTTGAACTACCTCCTTGCCAAAAAAAGTTCACTTACGCATctggtaatgtaaataactattaatgaGTAAGTATGAAATAGCATTAAACAAATCCAAAAAGTTTAATTGGTTCAAGTTTAAATCGTGCCCTGTTAATTTCAATTCAGTTAGGGTTAATTTCATAACATTTCCTGGTCCACTAGTTTCTCCTTttgcaatattaataatatcatATTCTTTATTTACCACTAAATCCAATAATTCCATTATTTAtagagcaaaaaatcttttctcCTTTTTAAACTACACGGTATCTGTTTAGAAGAATATAATATATCATAAAAATCTTTGCCTTTATTTACGttaattattacatttatATTCAGTAATGACCACATAAAACAGAAGAATTCATTTGTAATTGTGTGCGATTCTTAATTAATATGTTTTAACTTTTTCTGATGGAGAAATTCCAAAATATCattgttttgataaaattatcGTTTCGTTCAGctctagaaaaaaaatataaaaactgtagatattttattttgattatttacaaCGCGCCAGTTTCCATTTCCAGAAGACCACATTGTGCATTCGATCCACAAAGAGAGTTAGATTTGTTAACTAATAATgcagataatattttttcagtttctaGTGAGGGTTTTGCTATTGGGATCCACAAAACTAATATCAGATATTTCATAATCATAGTTACCCACCGTTGACTTTAGCATGTAGTATATTTTTCACTCGATTTTTACGTAATTCAATGCAAATTTTTCCATTCAAAACTATGTTACAGTCTCGtagaaatcgaaaaattttagataaaggaataaattttgtaacaGTTTTTCCATCTTTTGCTAACAACCACCTctatgctttattgaattcaGAATTATTGGTAATTTTTGAAACGGTTTTTATATCAACGTCtaaatctttaaatttttcagaTTTATATTGAGATGAATCTGCTGTGTCTAGATGCTCAAGTATCAGACACATCACCTGAAAATTCaagcaaatttgaaattaaagtaGCAACACCTACATAATTTGTTTCTTCTATACCTCTTCATAGAATAACCTCACATAGTCAAAATCATTTATCCCATTTTTTGATATAGTTGCATAATTATTtggattgtttttaattttaaatttaacaaaaatataagCACCTGATACATAAATGTTTCCATCCACTGATGTTAGTTTCAAGCGTAAAGTCtattcaaaaaacatctggactgtcaaaatcaaaattggagTTGTTGtgttggttaaatcactagttattaTCTGGTCggtatctatgattttttgatttttcaaactaatcatctgtttaaattgacattgtcaaataaattacaaaattatttaagtatattttgtaaaaaggtcAAAATGGGAAATTCAAAACGAACTATGGTGGCGCGAAGAAGAGggccataacaaattattaaattataaagccataccttcaacaaaaaaaacgtttttttattttaaaccaaCTGTGGAGAAACAGCATTTTGCattgtgaaaataaaaacctaaTTAAAGCTGATTGGTTAACTATGTGGGTATTAGAGATGTTCCACCTAATATATCCTTAGCGGAATCTGACTCAGACAGGTATGGGaagcgattttcaattttggttattgtttagtttttacctgttttcagtttgtcttgATTAAATTGCTCCAGTTCTTTTAGTTGCTTCATTTCGTTTCAAgtattcaaaacattttttattcaatgattaaaaaggaaaagataacctaaatatattttgtaactagattttgacgtGGGTACACTCTagtgaaacatttttatacccaagtacggtcaaaacaagcattttatttaaaatttaattttgataatccaggagttttttgaatttactatacaacgtgtaacagaaataagtatattaattttaactggtaatagaactcatcaaaagagACAACTTtcctctctgccattttggcgaaaaacgttgcgtaatggcttaaaaaataggaaagattttcctaaaaccgttcatatctccaaaactaagctacctaaaaacctgaaacaaccagattcttacgaagtggattttttgctatacgggtagattcctttgaatttcgatttctgcgttaaaacacgttttctggatgaaaatggacgtttttttcatattagcgctgatctcaattagccattgcagtagtTAGTAGcctagggctattttagtgaaaaatctctccaatttttttttggaattaaacatcgtttttcggcaaaatggtagatagaaaagttgttccttttgacgagttctatccagttaaaattaatgtatctatttcagaaacaccctgtatactgtTCAAGTTCTTTCACATTGATATTACTTTCTCTTATTTCATTGTACCtaagtataattttttttgcgcgattgtactttatttggttgtttaccacgtctgtttccaagacggTAAGCTATGTTTACccgttgctaacgataaactcgacggtaagtaatttttggtgttttagAACGGTACCtaagtaaatttattcaaaattaatcaattattataataattt includes the following:
- the LOC138131808 gene encoding uncharacterized protein — translated: MVLLREHKVFMVEAYFRNGTKVDGNWEYSVSACFEEFQERFPIVAIVYEQFRQTLHLCLNNFRESGTIVRKEGSGQVKKRTQEVIGNVQQIMEDSPTTSIRHLSQQVDLSVGTCQKILKEDLHLFSYRLTAVQELHVNDLPQRLNYCQWFLNTIADDVLEKTFFTDEAYFHLSSYVNSQNMRMWSSQNPHFFTEAPHYPQKIGVWAAIRQRRIIGPYFFQGNINGERYRAEILTPFLNELHDDELIYGYFQQDGATAHTTGATINFLSNFYADRLISRNTLNNWPPRSCDLTPCEFFLWPFLKNSIYNTPINDLAELPNRIRMRMDQINEDPVVLEHVIRNGVRRRATLCLQQEGAHFQHLL